A genome region from Bifidobacterium coryneforme includes the following:
- the topA gene encoding type I DNA topoisomerase — MASGNKLVIVESPTKARKIGGYLGKGYTVMASVGHIRDLAQPSQVPASQKKEYGRFGVDVTDGFKPYYIVDDKKKKTVSELKKALKGADELYLATDEDREGEAIAWHLVQTLKPKVPVKRMVFHEITPEAIKDSLDHTRDVDADMVDAQETRRVLDRLYGYELSPVLWRKVGPGLSAGRVQSVATRLIVERERERMAFVRAPYWDLVAEMAARSAADAEDDQPSTFKAQMVQLGDRRLASSKDFTSKGQLTETAAKAQVLQMDQAQADRIAEALADQPFTVVGMETRPYRRRPQPPFTTSTMQQAAGNRLGMSSRAAMRAAQGLYENGYITYMRTDSVTLSQEAIAAARKSVTRVYGSEYLSAKSKQYVTKTAGAQEAHECIRPAGSSFRRPEDLASVLPPDQLKLYTLIWHRTLASQMADATGLTASVRLSAQAGEDGEAIFQASGTVIEFPGFMKAMGYGTEKPKGAAGKRDRAESTDSEADNGSLPPMKKGDRLKASSVNPDGHETQPPARYTEASLVKTLEAKEIGRPSTYASIISTIIDRGYVYERGRALIPSWLAFSVVRLLETNFPRYVDYQFTAQMENGLDMIAHGKEKGKDWLTRFYFGSGEGAAESTDQAHQGLQEQVAQLGDIDARKINTIEIGDGLQVRVGRYGPYLEDTADLDAEGNPKRASLPPTMAPDELTPAVGHELIASNAGGPRQLGVDPETGGQVEVRKGRFGPYVALVDPESQEAEEKKTVASAKSGKGGHAAKSEVPKPKMASLFKTMDPDTVTLEDALKLLGLPRTVGTIELVDTKTGQIDQATVTANNGRYGPYLTATKPDGGTETRSLSNEGEIFTVDQAAAKDLFDQPKYGRRTRGSAKPPLRELGQDPESGKPVTIKDGFYGVYITDGQTNRTLPKQYTAQSIEPEEAFRLLAEKRAAGPRKRRTKSSGTKSKTARKTTRKATTKTAKTTRAKTTAARKTTSTRKKSATTEKKA, encoded by the coding sequence ATGGCATCCGGCAATAAGCTTGTCATTGTTGAGTCGCCAACCAAGGCAAGGAAGATCGGTGGATATCTGGGCAAGGGATACACCGTCATGGCCTCGGTCGGTCATATTCGTGACCTGGCCCAGCCCTCTCAGGTGCCTGCCTCCCAGAAGAAGGAATACGGCAGGTTCGGGGTCGATGTGACTGACGGGTTCAAGCCCTACTACATCGTGGACGATAAGAAGAAGAAAACCGTTTCCGAGCTGAAGAAGGCCCTGAAGGGTGCCGATGAGCTGTATCTGGCAACTGATGAGGATCGCGAGGGGGAGGCCATCGCCTGGCACCTGGTGCAGACCCTCAAGCCCAAGGTCCCCGTCAAACGCATGGTCTTCCACGAGATAACCCCTGAGGCCATCAAGGACTCCCTGGATCACACCCGCGATGTGGACGCCGACATGGTCGATGCCCAGGAGACCCGGCGGGTGCTGGACCGCCTCTACGGGTACGAACTCTCTCCCGTGCTCTGGCGGAAGGTGGGGCCCGGCCTGAGTGCGGGGCGTGTCCAGTCCGTGGCCACCCGGCTGATTGTCGAGCGTGAGCGGGAGCGAATGGCCTTCGTCCGTGCGCCTTACTGGGATTTGGTGGCCGAGATGGCAGCCAGATCGGCCGCTGACGCCGAGGATGACCAGCCTTCGACCTTCAAGGCTCAGATGGTCCAACTGGGTGACCGGCGCCTGGCATCTTCCAAGGACTTCACCAGCAAGGGGCAACTGACCGAGACGGCAGCCAAGGCCCAGGTCCTGCAGATGGATCAGGCCCAGGCCGACCGGATTGCCGAAGCGCTCGCAGACCAGCCCTTCACCGTTGTCGGGATGGAGACGAGGCCCTACCGGCGCAGGCCCCAGCCCCCCTTCACCACCTCGACCATGCAGCAGGCTGCCGGTAACAGACTGGGGATGAGTTCCCGAGCTGCCATGAGGGCGGCCCAAGGACTCTACGAGAACGGTTACATCACCTACATGCGTACCGATTCGGTCACGCTCTCCCAGGAGGCCATCGCGGCCGCACGAAAGAGCGTCACCAGGGTCTACGGGTCCGAATACCTCTCGGCCAAGTCCAAGCAGTATGTGACCAAGACGGCTGGCGCCCAGGAAGCCCACGAGTGCATCCGTCCCGCAGGTTCGTCCTTCCGACGGCCCGAAGATCTGGCTTCCGTCCTGCCCCCTGACCAACTCAAGCTCTACACCCTGATTTGGCACAGGACCCTGGCTTCGCAGATGGCCGATGCCACGGGATTGACCGCTTCCGTACGCCTATCGGCCCAGGCCGGTGAGGATGGGGAGGCCATTTTCCAAGCCTCCGGTACCGTCATCGAGTTCCCTGGTTTTATGAAGGCCATGGGGTACGGGACCGAGAAACCCAAGGGCGCCGCCGGTAAGCGCGACAGGGCCGAATCGACCGATTCCGAGGCCGACAACGGGTCCCTGCCGCCGATGAAGAAGGGCGACCGGCTCAAGGCCTCATCGGTGAACCCCGATGGTCATGAGACCCAGCCCCCGGCCCGCTATACCGAAGCCTCCCTGGTCAAGACCCTTGAGGCCAAGGAGATTGGTCGGCCTTCCACCTACGCCAGCATCATCTCGACCATTATCGATCGTGGCTATGTCTACGAGCGTGGTCGCGCACTGATTCCCTCCTGGCTTGCCTTCTCGGTGGTCAGACTTCTGGAGACCAACTTCCCCCGGTATGTGGACTACCAGTTCACGGCCCAGATGGAAAACGGCCTGGACATGATTGCCCACGGCAAGGAGAAGGGGAAGGACTGGCTGACCCGCTTCTACTTCGGATCCGGAGAGGGTGCGGCGGAGAGCACCGACCAGGCCCACCAGGGACTCCAGGAGCAGGTTGCCCAGCTGGGTGACATCGATGCCCGGAAGATCAACACCATCGAAATCGGCGATGGACTGCAGGTCCGTGTGGGCCGCTACGGCCCCTACCTGGAGGATACGGCCGATTTGGATGCCGAAGGGAACCCCAAGCGTGCCTCCCTTCCTCCGACAATGGCCCCCGACGAGCTGACGCCTGCCGTTGGTCATGAGCTCATTGCTTCCAACGCGGGCGGCCCCAGGCAGCTGGGTGTCGATCCGGAGACCGGCGGTCAGGTCGAGGTCCGCAAGGGTCGGTTTGGCCCCTATGTGGCCCTTGTCGATCCGGAGAGCCAGGAGGCCGAGGAGAAGAAGACGGTCGCATCCGCCAAGTCGGGCAAGGGTGGACACGCAGCCAAGTCCGAGGTCCCCAAGCCAAAGATGGCCTCGCTGTTCAAGACCATGGACCCCGATACGGTGACCCTGGAAGATGCCTTGAAACTGCTCGGTCTGCCCAGGACGGTGGGCACCATCGAGCTGGTCGATACCAAGACCGGGCAGATTGACCAGGCTACGGTCACTGCCAACAACGGGCGGTATGGCCCCTACCTGACGGCAACCAAGCCGGATGGCGGTACCGAGACCAGGTCCCTGAGCAACGAAGGCGAGATATTCACCGTCGACCAGGCCGCGGCCAAGGACCTCTTCGACCAGCCCAAGTATGGTCGCCGTACCCGTGGAAGCGCCAAGCCGCCCCTCCGTGAGCTGGGCCAGGACCCGGAAAGCGGGAAGCCCGTCACCATAAAGGACGGGTTCTACGGGGTCTACATCACCGATGGACAGACCAATCGGACCCTTCCCAAGCAGTACACGGCCCAGTCCATAGAGCCCGAGGAGGCCTTCCGTCTCCTGGCCGAGAAGCGAGCGGCCGGTCCCAGGAAGCGTCGGACCAAATCATCCGGAACCAAGTCCAAGACCGCAAGAAAGACCACCAGGAAGGCGACGACGAAGACCGCTAAAACCACTCGCGCGAAGACGACCGCGGCCAGGAAGACCACCAGCACGCGCAAGAAGAGCGCGACTACGGAGAAGAAGGCATGA
- a CDS encoding C69 family dipeptidase, whose product MPCTTLLIGKNASYDGSTIIARNEDSPNGEFRPKRFVVVEPDEQPRHYRSVLSHVEMDLPDNPMRYTSVPNAVLDQGLWAEAGVNSANVAMSATETITSNERVLGADPLVELAPALGKPGEEGYLAEVPGGIGEEDLVTIVLPYIRSAREGVQRLGALLEEFGTYEMNGIAFSDLDEIWWLETIGGHHWIAKRVPDDSYVTMPNQLGIDEFDLDDALGDQENHMCSADLRTFIDDNHLDLAVESESPFNPRDAFGSHSDSDHVYNTPRAWYMQRFLNPYDEVWDGPDADHNPTSDNIPWCRQPERKITIEDVKYLLGSHYQGTPYDPYSVTGDEHTRGLFRPIGINRNDQLAVIQLRPYRPESCRAIQWMSYGSNAFNALIPLYANVDRTPEYLSNATNRVSTDSLYWADRLIAALSDSAFASTSAAIERYQQSVGGAGHRMIAAADEQVGRLEGDDQSTDNLEVRRILEAANQELSDKVRKETDDLLGEVLYTASMSMRNGYHLSDN is encoded by the coding sequence ATGCCCTGCACCACGCTGTTGATCGGCAAGAATGCAAGCTATGACGGGTCCACCATCATCGCCCGCAATGAGGATTCGCCCAACGGGGAGTTCCGCCCGAAGCGGTTCGTCGTGGTGGAGCCGGACGAACAACCCCGCCACTACCGCAGCGTCCTGAGCCATGTGGAGATGGACCTGCCCGACAACCCCATGCGCTATACCTCGGTACCCAATGCCGTACTGGATCAGGGTCTCTGGGCCGAGGCGGGCGTCAACTCCGCCAACGTGGCCATGTCCGCCACCGAGACCATCACCTCCAATGAGCGTGTTCTGGGTGCCGACCCCCTGGTGGAGCTGGCACCCGCTCTGGGCAAGCCCGGTGAGGAGGGTTACCTGGCGGAGGTGCCCGGTGGCATCGGCGAGGAGGACCTGGTCACCATCGTCCTGCCTTACATTCGTTCCGCTCGGGAGGGCGTGCAGCGTCTCGGTGCCCTTCTGGAAGAGTTCGGCACCTATGAAATGAACGGCATCGCCTTCAGCGATCTGGACGAAATCTGGTGGCTGGAAACCATCGGCGGCCACCACTGGATTGCCAAGCGGGTTCCCGACGACTCCTACGTGACCATGCCCAACCAGCTCGGTATCGATGAGTTCGATTTGGACGACGCCCTGGGTGACCAGGAGAATCACATGTGCTCGGCCGATCTGCGCACGTTCATCGACGACAATCATCTGGACCTGGCCGTCGAGTCCGAGTCCCCCTTCAACCCGCGTGATGCCTTCGGTTCACACAGTGATTCGGACCATGTCTACAACACCCCCCGCGCCTGGTACATGCAGCGCTTCCTGAATCCGTACGACGAGGTTTGGGACGGGCCCGATGCCGACCATAACCCCACCAGCGACAACATCCCCTGGTGCCGTCAACCCGAGCGGAAGATCACCATCGAAGATGTGAAGTACCTGCTGGGCTCCCACTACCAGGGAACCCCCTACGATCCATACAGCGTGACCGGCGACGAGCACACCCGAGGTCTCTTCCGTCCCATCGGAATCAACAGGAACGATCAGCTGGCCGTCATCCAGCTGCGTCCCTACCGCCCCGAGTCCTGCCGGGCCATCCAGTGGATGTCGTACGGGTCCAACGCCTTCAATGCCCTCATTCCCCTCTATGCCAACGTCGATAGGACCCCCGAATATCTGAGCAACGCCACCAACCGGGTCTCCACCGACAGTCTCTACTGGGCCGACAGGCTGATTGCCGCCCTGAGCGACTCGGCCTTCGCTTCGACTTCGGCGGCCATCGAGCGGTATCAGCAGAGTGTGGGCGGGGCCGGTCACCGGATGATTGCCGCCGCCGATGAACAGGTCGGCCGCCTTGAGGGGGATGACCAGAGTACGGATAATCTCGAGGTTCGCCGGATTCTCGAGGCTGCCAACCAGGAGTTGTCCGACAAGGTTCGCAAGGAGACCGACGATCTCCTGGGTGAGGTCCTGTACACGGCCAGCATGTCGATGCGCAACGGCTATCACCTCTCCGACAACTGA
- a CDS encoding DNA polymerase III subunit delta', whose amino-acid sequence MSVWDAIVGQEPTVALLKQIVASQGHDRDSVAQSWLICGPPGSGRSNLARAFAAALVSPDHGLDDQPSRITQQVLAGTYPDVTVLSTNKVTIGINEVRELIMTSEQMPSTSPWRVIIIEDVDRMLERTTNVLLKEIEEPAPHTIWLLCAPNAQDVLPTIRSRTRVVNLAIPSNTAVAGFLTDQVGVEPPLAAKAARLAQGHIGIAKLYATREQVLVDRDDLVVGLLNLHRASDAVVLAGRVVDAAKDQATDTVNEQVKRDEQEFRAINGLTPDERIPRQLLGAYHALSSKDQVRRRVTRLTRDVLDRNLTTLASVYRDVGVLQNQAEETAGLVNLENRAAIAELSVRLSREDAIERLEIIARTRRRLAANGSTLLDFEALFCGLLA is encoded by the coding sequence ATGAGCGTCTGGGATGCCATCGTCGGGCAAGAGCCCACGGTGGCCCTGCTCAAGCAGATTGTCGCCTCGCAGGGACACGACCGTGACTCGGTGGCCCAGTCCTGGCTGATTTGCGGACCTCCCGGATCCGGGAGGTCGAACCTGGCGCGTGCCTTTGCGGCGGCCCTGGTCAGTCCTGATCACGGTCTTGACGACCAGCCCAGCCGTATCACCCAGCAGGTCTTGGCCGGGACCTATCCCGATGTAACGGTCCTGTCGACCAACAAGGTCACCATCGGCATCAATGAGGTTCGTGAACTCATCATGACCTCGGAGCAGATGCCGTCCACCTCGCCCTGGCGGGTCATCATCATCGAGGACGTGGATAGGATGCTGGAGCGGACCACCAATGTCCTCCTCAAGGAGATAGAGGAGCCCGCCCCCCACACCATCTGGCTTCTCTGCGCCCCCAACGCCCAGGACGTTCTGCCGACCATCCGTTCTAGGACCAGAGTCGTCAACCTGGCCATCCCTTCGAATACGGCCGTTGCCGGTTTCCTGACCGATCAGGTGGGTGTGGAACCACCCCTGGCGGCCAAGGCGGCCCGCCTGGCCCAAGGGCATATCGGCATCGCCAAGCTCTACGCCACCCGCGAGCAGGTGCTGGTGGACCGTGACGACCTGGTGGTGGGTCTGCTCAACCTCCACCGTGCCTCGGATGCCGTGGTCCTGGCCGGGAGGGTTGTCGATGCGGCCAAGGACCAGGCCACCGATACGGTCAACGAGCAGGTCAAGCGTGACGAGCAGGAGTTCAGGGCCATCAACGGACTTACCCCGGACGAGCGCATTCCCAGGCAGCTCCTCGGTGCCTACCATGCGCTGAGCAGCAAGGACCAGGTTCGTCGGCGCGTGACCAGGTTGACCAGGGACGTACTGGATCGGAATCTGACCACCCTGGCAAGCGTCTACCGGGACGTGGGCGTTCTCCAGAACCAGGCCGAGGAGACGGCCGGACTGGTCAATCTCGAGAACCGTGCGGCCATCGCCGAACTCTCGGTGCGGCTCTCGCGCGAGGATGCCATAGAGCGACTGGAAATCATAGCCAGAACCCGTAGGCGACTGGCTGCCAACGGCTCCACCCTGCTGGACTTCGAGGCCCTGTTCTGCGGGCTCCTGGCATAG
- a CDS encoding inositol-3-phosphate synthase yields MSIRVAIAGVGNCASSLVQGVEYYRDAKDDDKIPGIMHANFGGYRIRDIEFVTAFDVDSLKVGKDLSEAIFASQNNTYKFSDVPNLGVEVMRGPTNDGLGEYYSKMIEESDVEPVDVAQVLRDKKVDVLVSYLPVGSEEADKAYAAAALEAGCGFVNCLPVFIASDPEWAQKFRDAGVPIVGDDIKSQVGATITHRVMARLFEDRGVRLDRTYQLNVGGNMDFMNMLQRSRLESKKISKTRAVTSIVPHEMDEHNVHIGPSDYVAWLDDRKLAFVRLEGTTFGDVPLNLEYRLEVWDSPNSAGIVIDAVRAAKIALDRHLAGPILAPSSYFMKSPAVQHEDNEARQLVEDYIVGKVEGDEDALNADVKTAKDNGKDVWHA; encoded by the coding sequence ATGAGCATCCGTGTAGCTATAGCGGGCGTGGGCAACTGCGCTTCCTCGCTGGTGCAGGGAGTCGAATATTACAGGGACGCCAAGGATGATGACAAGATCCCCGGCATCATGCACGCCAATTTCGGTGGGTATCGCATCCGTGACATCGAATTCGTGACCGCCTTCGATGTGGATTCACTCAAGGTGGGCAAGGACCTGAGCGAGGCCATCTTCGCTTCCCAGAACAACACCTACAAGTTCAGCGACGTGCCCAACCTGGGTGTCGAGGTCATGCGTGGCCCCACCAACGACGGCCTGGGTGAGTACTACAGCAAGATGATCGAGGAGTCCGACGTCGAGCCCGTCGACGTGGCCCAGGTCCTGCGTGACAAGAAGGTCGACGTCCTGGTTTCCTACCTGCCCGTCGGTTCCGAGGAGGCCGACAAGGCCTATGCGGCGGCTGCCCTTGAGGCCGGCTGCGGCTTCGTCAACTGCCTGCCCGTCTTCATCGCATCCGACCCCGAGTGGGCCCAGAAGTTCCGCGATGCCGGCGTGCCGATTGTGGGCGACGACATCAAGAGCCAGGTGGGCGCCACCATCACCCACCGCGTCATGGCCCGCCTCTTCGAGGACCGCGGTGTCCGCCTGGATCGCACCTACCAGCTGAACGTCGGCGGCAACATGGACTTCATGAACATGCTGCAGCGTTCCCGCCTGGAGTCCAAGAAGATCTCCAAGACCCGAGCCGTCACCTCGATTGTTCCCCACGAGATGGATGAGCACAACGTCCACATCGGCCCCTCGGATTACGTGGCCTGGCTGGATGACCGCAAGTTGGCCTTCGTTCGTCTGGAGGGCACGACCTTCGGTGATGTGCCGCTGAACCTGGAGTACCGCCTCGAAGTCTGGGATTCCCCCAACTCGGCCGGTATCGTCATCGACGCGGTCCGCGCTGCCAAGATCGCCCTGGACCGCCACCTGGCCGGCCCGATCCTGGCCCCCAGCTCCTACTTCATGAAGTCCCCGGCTGTGCAGCATGAGGACAACGAGGCTCGTCAGCTGGTCGAGGATTACATCGTCGGCAAGGTCGAAGGCGACGAGGATGCCCTCAACGCCGATGTCAAGACCGCCAAGGACAACGGCAAGGACGTCTGGCACGCCTGA
- a CDS encoding phosphatase PAP2 family protein gives MTDMQDQGQAEQVWYQDPKDQHNEDSGALKEMDPLTVRPRMSSRVLCLVLGLLMLAASFGVWWLAVYTMGGQSYDDMVISNFNGFVDQVPLIKAYLGIFTMPYVAAGMCVLIGLIALVVVLVRRRWWLLGQVVVYPLLAYLSGRILKKYLPRPLLINVLSTKENSAPSGHTIMAVTSVLVLLFVVPRVWRALVALIGFAFTLSVGCSLILGGWHRPADVVMSILIAGGLGLITLVFTRSSGMDLPGTRMSSASVQIVSTLMMTLGTLGTLYAVFVIWQISSGLEMSARWTFYGAHCSAVILIASLLSLLLGLSLAMRQVTASPLTRLGLVGEPPAPPREI, from the coding sequence ATGACCGATATGCAAGATCAGGGTCAGGCCGAGCAGGTCTGGTATCAGGACCCGAAGGACCAGCACAACGAGGACAGTGGAGCCTTGAAGGAGATGGATCCGCTGACGGTCCGCCCACGCATGTCGAGCCGCGTGCTCTGCCTGGTCCTCGGGCTGCTGATGCTGGCCGCCTCCTTCGGTGTCTGGTGGCTGGCCGTCTACACGATGGGCGGGCAGTCCTATGACGACATGGTCATTTCGAACTTCAACGGTTTCGTCGATCAGGTCCCCCTCATCAAGGCCTACCTGGGCATCTTCACCATGCCCTATGTGGCCGCTGGAATGTGCGTTCTGATTGGTCTGATTGCCCTGGTGGTGGTTCTGGTCCGCAGGCGTTGGTGGCTCCTGGGCCAGGTGGTGGTCTACCCCCTGCTCGCCTATCTGTCAGGGAGGATTCTCAAGAAGTACCTGCCCCGCCCCCTCCTGATCAATGTCCTGTCCACCAAGGAGAACTCCGCCCCCTCGGGGCACACCATCATGGCCGTGACCTCAGTTCTGGTCCTCCTGTTCGTAGTGCCTAGGGTCTGGCGGGCCCTGGTGGCTTTGATTGGTTTCGCTTTCACCCTCTCCGTCGGCTGTTCCCTGATTCTGGGCGGATGGCATCGACCGGCCGATGTGGTCATGTCCATCCTCATCGCAGGGGGGCTGGGGCTGATCACGCTGGTCTTCACCCGGTCATCCGGTATGGATCTGCCGGGAACCCGCATGTCATCGGCATCGGTCCAGATCGTCTCCACCCTGATGATGACCCTCGGAACCCTGGGAACCCTCTATGCAGTTTTCGTCATCTGGCAGATTTCCTCCGGCTTGGAGATGAGCGCCAGGTGGACCTTCTACGGGGCCCACTGTTCCGCCGTCATCCTCATCGCCTCCCTCCTGTCGCTTCTGCTCGGTCTGTCCCTGGCCATGCGTCAGGTGACCGCCTCGCCGCTCACCCGTTTGGGCCTGGTCGGTGAACCACCTGCCCCTCCGCGCGAAATCTAA
- a CDS encoding formate--tetrahydrofolate ligase — MTDFEDYVRPYGLFSKIDAFGYLKDLQEHPDQPRKEGKVILVTADTPLKASRGEGKTTTTIALIDALRARGVDAAAVLRQPSMGITAAGSKGGASGGGKASLTHPELVDWGLCGEMAAIESAQNLLVSFAEKAVDEGRLDTVLVPRVSEVPSRSLRQIAVDRGKGNLSERTVLTPTCELMQIVVLSRSMEEIGQRVAAMVAGTLDGKPVRFGDFIDLWRITGILTDAVKPAYTETLQGSPVYVHCGPFANVSIGIPSLVSVQMACARHDVVIVEAGYGADAGAQKWLDIAAREYGAQWPAAAVVVTRATTWRDDPKLQWRYPFHVNRLESLGIPTFPMINLWEGEDGQAGQLRQTASDLGFRSPIMGNLFRDGGQALEDQLDGLIEALGAPTPADADTVSHHGMDVMDQICWIARSAYGVPGSRVVEKDGFAQSLEQARQLCAQIGVNLEDLTIVAVKSPATMTDDDTAPEDQRTVTLKKVEPHVGAGLLQVNLTTSLTTPMPKIV; from the coding sequence ATGACCGATTTCGAGGATTACGTCAGACCGTATGGGCTGTTCAGCAAGATTGATGCCTTCGGCTATCTGAAGGATCTTCAGGAGCATCCCGACCAGCCGCGCAAAGAGGGCAAGGTCATCCTGGTCACCGCGGATACCCCCCTGAAGGCCTCGCGCGGCGAGGGCAAGACGACCACCACCATCGCTCTTATCGATGCCCTGCGGGCAAGGGGTGTGGATGCGGCCGCCGTCCTGCGTCAGCCCAGCATGGGTATCACGGCGGCAGGATCCAAGGGGGGTGCATCCGGTGGCGGAAAGGCCTCGCTGACCCATCCGGAGCTGGTGGACTGGGGTCTGTGCGGTGAGATGGCCGCCATCGAGTCCGCCCAGAATCTTCTGGTCTCCTTTGCCGAGAAGGCCGTTGACGAGGGGAGGCTCGACACGGTTCTGGTGCCCAGGGTATCCGAGGTTCCTTCTCGTTCCCTCCGCCAGATTGCCGTGGATCGCGGCAAGGGGAACCTGTCCGAGCGGACCGTTCTGACCCCCACCTGCGAGCTGATGCAGATAGTGGTCCTCTCCCGGAGCATGGAGGAGATCGGGCAACGGGTCGCCGCCATGGTGGCGGGCACCCTGGATGGGAAGCCCGTCAGGTTCGGTGACTTCATCGATCTCTGGAGGATTACCGGTATCCTGACCGATGCCGTCAAACCCGCCTACACCGAAACCCTCCAGGGTTCCCCTGTCTACGTGCACTGCGGCCCCTTCGCCAACGTCTCCATCGGTATCCCCAGCCTGGTCAGTGTTCAGATGGCCTGTGCCCGACACGACGTGGTCATCGTCGAGGCCGGATACGGGGCTGATGCCGGAGCTCAGAAGTGGCTGGATATCGCTGCCCGTGAGTATGGGGCCCAATGGCCCGCCGCTGCGGTTGTCGTCACCCGGGCCACCACCTGGCGTGACGACCCCAAGCTTCAGTGGCGTTACCCCTTCCACGTCAACCGTCTGGAGAGTCTGGGCATCCCCACCTTCCCGATGATCAACCTGTGGGAAGGCGAGGACGGCCAGGCGGGCCAGCTTCGCCAGACCGCCTCCGATTTGGGCTTCCGTAGTCCGATTATGGGGAATCTCTTCCGCGATGGCGGCCAGGCCCTGGAGGACCAGCTGGATGGTCTTATCGAGGCCTTGGGAGCGCCTACCCCAGCTGATGCGGATACGGTCAGCCATCATGGGATGGACGTGATGGATCAGATCTGCTGGATTGCTCGGAGCGCTTATGGTGTTCCCGGCAGCCGAGTGGTGGAGAAGGACGGGTTCGCCCAGTCCCTGGAGCAGGCCAGACAGCTCTGTGCCCAGATTGGCGTGAACCTGGAGGATCTGACCATTGTGGCTGTCAAGTCCCCGGCCACCATGACCGATGACGACACGGCCCCGGAGGATCAGCGAACGGTCACCCTGAAGAAAGTTGAGCCCCATGTCGGAGCCGGCCTGCTCCAGGTCAACCTGACCACCTCCCTGACCACTCCCATGCCCAAGATTGTCTGA
- the glf gene encoding UDP-galactopyranose mutase, translating to MDADLVIVGAGLFGLTVAQQAVEHSGARVRIIDVRNHIGGNAYSYMDKETGAEIHQYGAHLFHTSNRKVWEYVNRFTEFTDYTHRVYTTHKGEVFPLPINLGTINQFFRARYTPQEARDLIREQAGELAGTDPTDLNDQGISLIGRPLYEAFIKNYTAKQWQTDPSQLPASIIKRLPVRFNYDNHYFKDTWEGLPKEGYTAWFERMIDDPRIEVSLGTDFFDTTQPWNRDALVGQVPLVYTGPVDRYFDYRLGELKWRTVDFKERRYDEDDHFGCPVMNFSDPDVPYTRAIEFKNFNPERHERQNHERTVVWEEYSRFAGKGDEPYYPINTSGDRALYSEYKGLSEQEPRVVFGGRLGTYAYYDMHQVINSALDAWEKKVKPLID from the coding sequence ATGGATGCAGATTTGGTTATCGTCGGGGCCGGCCTTTTCGGCCTGACCGTGGCCCAACAGGCCGTCGAGCACTCCGGAGCACGGGTGCGGATCATCGACGTGCGGAATCATATCGGAGGCAATGCGTACTCCTACATGGACAAGGAGACCGGTGCCGAGATTCACCAGTACGGGGCCCATCTCTTCCACACCTCCAACCGGAAGGTCTGGGAGTATGTCAACCGTTTCACGGAATTCACCGACTACACCCACCGGGTCTACACCACCCACAAGGGGGAGGTCTTCCCCCTGCCCATCAACCTGGGAACCATCAACCAGTTCTTCCGGGCCCGCTACACCCCCCAGGAGGCCCGGGACCTGATTCGGGAGCAGGCCGGCGAGTTGGCGGGAACCGACCCGACGGACCTGAATGACCAGGGCATCTCCCTGATTGGACGACCCCTCTACGAGGCCTTCATCAAGAACTACACTGCCAAGCAGTGGCAGACCGACCCCTCCCAGCTGCCAGCATCAATCATCAAGCGCCTCCCCGTGCGGTTCAACTACGACAACCACTACTTCAAGGACACCTGGGAGGGGCTGCCCAAGGAGGGGTATACCGCCTGGTTCGAGCGGATGATCGACGACCCCCGCATCGAGGTCAGTCTGGGCACGGACTTCTTCGACACCACCCAGCCCTGGAACCGTGATGCCCTGGTAGGCCAGGTCCCCCTGGTCTACACAGGCCCGGTCGACCGGTACTTCGACTATCGCCTGGGCGAACTCAAGTGGCGCACCGTCGATTTCAAGGAGCGGCGCTACGACGAAGACGACCACTTCGGATGCCCGGTGATGAACTTCTCCGATCCGGACGTCCCCTACACCCGGGCCATCGAGTTCAAGAACTTCAACCCCGAACGCCATGAACGCCAGAACCATGAACGCACCGTGGTCTGGGAGGAATACAGCCGCTTCGCCGGCAAGGGAGATGAGCCTTACTACCCCATCAACACGAGCGGTGACCGAGCCCTGTACTCCGAGTACAAGGGTCTCTCCGAGCAGGAGCCCCGGGTGGTCTTCGGGGGCCGCCTGGGCACCTATGCCTACTACGACATGCACCAGGTCATCAACTCCGCCCTGGATGCCTGGGAAAAGAAGGTCAAGCCTCTGATTGACTGA